In a genomic window of Comamonadaceae bacterium OTU4NAUVB1:
- a CDS encoding ribonuclease HI family protein: MNSIDGFVGHPVSAGPIPEAAVPPGWTAWCDGSALPNPGRMGWGVVLVAPDGRRHALSGSGGAAIGCNNEAELRGVMAALAALRAHGAGAAVVCCDNSVVVAQLGGAVDGGRAVRPIARLAGRFDEARAALRSLADVRVVWIPAHRNREADALARAALGLTTPRPVAPRHKKRR, encoded by the coding sequence ATGAATTCAATCGATGGCTTCGTCGGTCATCCGGTTTCGGCTGGACCGATTCCGGAGGCCGCCGTCCCGCCCGGCTGGACCGCGTGGTGCGACGGCAGCGCGTTGCCCAACCCGGGGCGCATGGGATGGGGCGTGGTGCTGGTGGCGCCCGACGGGCGACGCCACGCGCTGTCGGGGTCGGGCGGCGCGGCGATCGGCTGCAACAACGAGGCCGAACTGCGCGGCGTCATGGCCGCCCTGGCCGCCCTGCGCGCGCACGGGGCCGGCGCGGCGGTGGTGTGCTGCGACAACAGCGTGGTGGTGGCGCAGCTGGGCGGGGCGGTGGACGGAGGCCGCGCCGTGCGTCCCATCGCCCGTCTGGCCGGGCGGTTCGACGAGGCGCGCGCCGCGCTGCGATCGCTGGCCGACGTCCGCGTCGTCTGGATCCCCGCGCACCGCAACCGGGAGGCCGATGCGCTGGCGCGCGCGGCGCTGGGCCTGACGACGCCGCGCCCGGTCGCGCCGCGCCATAAGAAGCGCCGCTGA
- a CDS encoding amino acid ABC transporter ATP-binding protein, which produces MVQITALRKSYGANEVLKGIDLSVKRGEVIAIIGKSGSGKSTLLRCINGLEAFQEGALTVDSKPLLHDSAMAMRELRQRVGMIFQGFNLFPHLTVGKNVMLAPTLVKRRAQAEAASQARKLLARVGLAEKFDAMPDQLSGGQQQRVAIARALAMEPAVLLCDEITSALDPELVGEVLRVVESLAVEGMTLLMVTHEMGFARKVSDRVIFMHQGRVHEMGPPAELFGNPQTAELRQFLSSLHD; this is translated from the coding sequence ATCGTGCAGATCACCGCGCTGCGCAAGTCCTACGGCGCCAACGAGGTCCTGAAGGGCATCGACCTGAGCGTCAAGCGCGGCGAGGTCATCGCCATCATCGGCAAGAGCGGTTCGGGAAAGAGCACGCTGCTGCGCTGCATCAACGGCCTGGAGGCGTTCCAGGAAGGCGCGCTCACGGTCGACAGCAAGCCGCTGCTGCACGACAGCGCGATGGCCATGCGCGAGCTGCGCCAGCGCGTGGGCATGATCTTCCAGGGCTTCAACCTCTTCCCGCACCTGACGGTGGGCAAGAACGTGATGCTCGCGCCCACGCTGGTCAAGCGGCGCGCCCAGGCCGAGGCCGCCTCGCAGGCGCGCAAGCTGCTCGCGCGCGTGGGCCTGGCGGAGAAGTTCGACGCCATGCCCGACCAGCTCTCCGGCGGCCAGCAGCAGCGCGTGGCCATCGCGCGCGCGCTGGCGATGGAGCCGGCGGTGCTGCTGTGCGACGAGATCACCTCGGCGCTGGACCCCGAGCTCGTCGGCGAGGTGCTGCGCGTGGTGGAGTCGCTGGCCGTGGAGGGCATGACGCTGCTCATGGTCACGCACGAGATGGGCTTCGCGCGCAAGGTCAGCGACCGTGTGATCTTCATGCACCAGGGCCGCGTCCACGAGATGGGACCGCCCGCCGAGCTGTTCGGCAACCCGCAGACGGCGGAATTGAGGCAGTTCCTGTCGTCGCTGCACGACTGA
- a CDS encoding pseudouridine synthase: MAAPKAPSPPDRPPLPLPTRDGIGPSCVGLPPGAWPTFLDFLLHRFPGVARETWLARFAAAEVVDEHGGRVTAERPYAPHQRVYYYRSLPDEPRVPFAHEVLWRDERLLVVDKPHFLPVAPTGKYLRETLLARLKRELGLDDLVPVHRIDRGTAGLVLFCVDPATRGAYQGLFAERRVQKTYEALVHWPAGTVLPPSRRTRLAVDPHAFMKTCEVAGEPNSETRFALIGRPGPAVAHLRLSPVTGRRHQLRVHCAALGVPIVDDPIYPVLRPETDHEDHARPLRLLARSLAFTDPVTGEAREFHTRRSLDEDAAPGVQGL, translated from the coding sequence TTGGCCGCACCGAAAGCCCCCTCCCCGCCCGATCGCCCGCCCCTGCCCCTGCCCACCCGCGACGGCATAGGGCCGAGCTGCGTCGGCCTGCCCCCGGGCGCCTGGCCGACCTTTCTCGACTTCCTGCTCCATCGCTTCCCCGGCGTCGCGCGCGAGACGTGGCTCGCGCGCTTCGCGGCCGCCGAGGTCGTCGACGAACACGGTGGCCGCGTGACGGCCGAGCGCCCCTACGCGCCGCACCAACGCGTCTACTACTACCGATCCCTCCCCGACGAGCCGCGCGTGCCCTTCGCGCACGAGGTGCTGTGGCGCGACGAACGCCTGCTGGTGGTCGACAAGCCGCACTTCCTCCCGGTCGCGCCGACCGGCAAGTACCTGCGGGAGACCCTGCTGGCGCGCCTGAAGCGCGAGCTCGGCCTCGACGACCTGGTGCCCGTCCACCGCATCGACCGCGGCACCGCCGGGCTGGTGCTGTTCTGCGTCGACCCGGCCACGCGCGGGGCCTACCAGGGCCTGTTCGCCGAGCGCCGCGTGCAAAAGACCTACGAGGCCCTCGTCCATTGGCCGGCCGGCACCGTGCTGCCGCCGTCGCGGCGCACCCGCCTCGCGGTCGACCCGCACGCCTTCATGAAGACGTGCGAGGTCGCGGGCGAGCCGAACTCGGAGACGCGCTTCGCGCTGATCGGCCGGCCGGGGCCGGCCGTCGCGCACCTGCGCCTGTCGCCGGTCACCGGCCGCCGCCATCAGCTGCGCGTGCATTGCGCCGCGCTCGGCGTGCCGATCGTGGACGACCCGATCTACCCGGTGCTGCGGCCCGAGACCGACCACGAGGACCACGCGCGCCCCCTGCGCCTGCTGGCCCGCTCGCTCGCCTTCACCGACCCGGTGACGGGCGAGGCGCGCGAATTCCACACGCGCCGGTCGCTGGACGAGGACGCGGCGCCCGGCGTCCAGGGCTTATAA
- a CDS encoding YebC/PmpR family DNA-binding transcriptional regulator encodes MGAQWKAKHKDVAANAKGRLFGKLAKEIMVAARGGADPASNARLRLVVEQARKVSMPKDTLDRAIRKGAGLTGEAVHFEHVIYEGFAPHRVPVMVECLTDNVNRTAPEMRVLFRKGQLGTSGSVAWDFDHLGLIEAEPAAPGADAELAAIEAGAQDFEPGDDEGTARFLTAPADLDLVGRALPAHGFRVVASRLGYRAKNPIDPASLSAEDLEEVETFLAAIDANDDVQHVYVGLAG; translated from the coding sequence ATGGGCGCGCAGTGGAAAGCAAAGCACAAGGACGTGGCCGCCAACGCCAAGGGCCGGCTGTTCGGCAAACTGGCCAAGGAAATCATGGTGGCCGCGCGCGGCGGCGCCGACCCGGCCTCCAACGCCCGGCTGCGGCTGGTGGTCGAGCAGGCGCGCAAGGTGTCGATGCCCAAGGACACGCTCGATCGCGCCATCCGCAAGGGTGCCGGCCTGACGGGCGAGGCGGTGCACTTCGAGCACGTGATCTACGAGGGCTTCGCGCCGCACCGCGTGCCGGTGATGGTCGAGTGCCTGACCGACAACGTGAACCGCACCGCGCCCGAGATGCGCGTGCTGTTCCGCAAGGGCCAGCTCGGCACGTCCGGCTCGGTGGCGTGGGACTTCGACCACCTGGGCCTGATCGAGGCCGAGCCGGCGGCCCCCGGGGCCGATGCCGAGCTCGCCGCCATCGAGGCCGGCGCGCAGGACTTCGAGCCCGGCGACGACGAGGGCACCGCGCGCTTCCTCACCGCGCCGGCCGACCTCGACCTGGTCGGCCGCGCCCTGCCCGCGCACGGCTTCCGCGTCGTCGCCTCCCGGCTGGGCTACCGGGCGAAGAACCCGATCGACCCGGCGTCGCTGAGCGCGGAGGACCTCGAGGAGGTCGAGACCTTCCTGGCCGCCATCGACGCCAACGACGACGTGCAGCACGTGTACGTGGGCCTGGCCGGCTGA